DNA sequence from the Desulfurobacterium indicum genome:
AGGAATCAGTGGAATTTTACGACAATATCGGGATAAATCCAAGAAAAGAAACAGTTATGTTAAAATTTCAGATATTTAAGGAAGGAGGCTTTTATGAACATAGAGAAAGTTCTTAAAGTTTATGACAATCCTGAAAAGCTAATCCATTTAATACATGAGCTTGCACCTAAAGATAGAAAAGTTAAGATAATGAATGTCTGCGGCTCTCATGAACATACAATTACGTTTAGCGGTATGAGAAGTTTAATGCCCGAAACGATAGAGCTGGTTCCGGGTCCCGGATGTCCGGTATGTGTCTGTTCAGAAAGCGACATAATCAATGCAATAAAACTTTCTCAAAGAGATGACACCATACTACTAACCTACGGAGACATGCTTAGAGTCCCTACAAAAATAGGTTCTATCAGAAGTGAAGGGAAAAACTATAAAATGATAAGCGCTCCACACGAAGTCTTAAAAATAGCCAAAGAAAATCCTGACAAAAATATCGTATTTTTCTCAATAGGCTTTGAAACAACAACGGCTCCAACTGCGGCACTTATAGAGATGGAACTTCCGGAAAATGTAACAATACTTACATCACAAAAACTCACTCCTGAAATAATGGAAATTCTTGTAAAGGACAGTGAAGTTGGAGTTGACGCTTTTGTAGCTCCTGGACATGTTTCAGCAATAGTCGGTGCCAATGCATGGAAAAGATTCCCAGAAAACTACGGAATACCAACTGTCGTTGCAGGCTTTGAACCTGAGAACCTGCTTCTCGCGTTCACAGTAATACTTGCCCAGATAAAAGACGGAAAACCCAAACTGGAAAATGTTTACAAAGGTGTTGTCAAAGACGAAGGCAATAAAAAAGCACTCGAGCTTATGTATAAATACTTCGAAAAAGCCGATGTAAACTGGAGGGGGATAGGATACATTCCAAAATCCGGACTTGAACTAAAAAAAGAATATAACAATATCAACGCAAGAGTTAAATTCAATCTTCCCGAAATAAAAGAGGAAAAGATATCAGGATGTATATGCGACAAGATTGTCCTTGGAAAAGCTTACCCTTCACAATGCAAACTATTCGGCAAAGTATGCACTCCAAGAACACCAAAAGGACCCTGCATGGTCTCCGGTGAAGGAGCCTGTAACATATGGTATAGAGCTGGAAATCAATAAGTAAAAATATTTAAATTTCTAATAAATAGGAAAAGTTGCAATTTGGGGGGATTGGTATTATCTTTTTTCTGAACGGTTATTCACCCACTTAAATTGAGGATTGCTACATGGAAAAAACTATAAGGATCTTAATCGTTGATGACGAACCTTTCAATATAAATTTAATGAAAAAACTTGTCGAAAAAGCCATTGACAAAGTCTTCTCTATTTTTACTTTTGACATAAAAGCCACAACATCATCAAAAAAAGCACTTGAAATTATCAAAACAAACAGACCTCATCTTGTAATAACAGACATTATGATGCCGGAAATCAGCGGATATGATCTTATTAGAGAAACACGCAAAGACTACAACATGGAAGAGTTGAAAATTATAGTTGTTACTAGCCTTGAAGATAAGGAATCCCGCGTAAAAGCACTTCTCTTAGGAGCAAATGACTATACAGTAAAACCGGTTGATTCAGTAGAATTTCCAATAAGAATAATGAATAACATAAAACTAATTGAAAACTACATTCTATTAAAAGACAAAACTTTACTTCTTGAAAACGCTGTCGCCGAAGCGGTAAAAGAAATAAGAGAAAGGGAGGAAGAAATTATCTTCCGCCTTGCAGCGGTAACAGAATACAAAGACCAATTCACAGGAAACCACATCAAGAGAGTAGCAGAGTATTGCAAATTGATAGCAGAAAAATACGGATGCGATAAAAAATTCATCGAAGATATATATTTAGCTTCTCCACTCCACGATATAGGAAAGATAGCCATTCCAGAAAGCATTCTGGGAAAAAGAGGGAAACTTACGCCAGAAGAATGGGAAATAATGAAAAAACATACCATTTACGGTGTTGAGATACTTAAAGGAACCAAAATACCACTGTTAAAATTTGCTTCAAAAATAGCCCTTTACCATCATGAAAAATGGAACGGCAAAGGATATCCGGAAGGATTGAAAGAAAAGGAAATTCCTCTTGAAGCAAGAATAACCGCCATAGCAGATGTATTTGACGCTCTAACATCTGTCCGGCCTTACAAAAGGGCATATTCCTTCGAAGAAGCAATGGAAATCGTAAAATCGGAAAGAGGCAAAAGTTTTGACCCTGAATTACTGGACGTCTTTGTCGAAAATGAGAAAAAAGTAAGAGAGATCTACGAAACTCTTTCAAAAACGGAAGAGAGGGAGGCAGTATGACACAAATTAACCAGAAAATGATTGAAAATATAAATAGGAAAGCTAAAAAACATCTTGAAGGATTTGGATTCGAAAACGATGACATAAACGAACTCATAGAAGACGGTATAAATTCAATAAAAAGCAAACTGTTTCTCATAGAAAAAGCACTAAAAGAAAAGAATGCCGAGACTTTAATAAAGATAACACACGCTCTTAAAGGCATTCTTCTAAATATGGGAATGAAAAACGAAGCGGAAGAATTCAGAAAAGTCAAACGTCTATATGAAAAGGATAACAGTTTTGACAAACTTGAAGAACAGGTCAGAAAAGCGATAAGTAAACTTGAAGGATAAAGCTTATGAAACAATTATCCTTAAGGACGAAACTTTTACTCCTCGTAATAGTATCACTGTTTGCTTTCCTGATTAATTTTTCATACATGCTTTTTTACAGCTACAAAGAATACAGAAAAAGCCTAAACAATCTACAATATTCACAAATTACTCTCTACCTCGTTGACTTCATAAATGAGGCAGAAAAAGAAAGAGGTCTATCTACAATATACGTTGCCTCTCACGATAAGTATTTTCGCAACAAAATGTACGAAGAGAGAAATATATTTGACGCCAAATTGGTAAGATTAGAAGAAAATCTAAACAATTCCTCAATTCCTATATCAAAAACCATCAGAGAAAAACTGGAAAAAGATATTTCAAATCTTGAAAAAGTAAGAAAAACGATTGTCGAAAAGAGACCTGACTATAATGTAATTTTTTTATACTACTGCAACCTCATAGAAAACCTGTATGACTTTTTCAAATATAAAGAAGCGCCATCTAAATACTCTAACTTTATCTACCCGCTCGACAGACTGAAAAATATAGAAGGAAAACTAAGGGCCTATATAGGCGTAGGCCTTTTCACCGGATTTGACAAAGATCTCCTTAAAAATATAGAAAAAGCACTATACGAAAAGCACATAGTGTTAATATCTCACATCCCTCCCAATATAGAAGAAAGACTTGAAAAAATACAAGCATTGCCGGAAGGACAAAAAATTTACTACACCATCGAAGCAGTTTTACACAAAGAAAAACCCAGTATATCCGCAAAAGAATGGTGGGACATAGAAACACGCTACATAGAAAAATTAAAAGATTTTGAAGAAAAAATAGTAAAACAAGAAATCCAGACTGCAATACAGACTGAAAAAAAAGCGAAAACAAACTTTATTCTCGCACTTTTATTCTTAATATGTTTCCTCGCAATACTGATCTACTTCTTCTTCACAATTATCAATGACATATACAAAAACATAAACGACCTTAAAAAAGTTCTATCTCACGCAACAGTCGGCAAATTTGACATAAAAATGGACGAAAATATTCCTGGAGAAATGGGAGAAATTGCCAGAAACATAAACAAACTTCTGGAAGCGTTTAAGAGATTTGCTTACAACGAAAAAATATTTATCGCGTCAGTATCTCACGAACTAAGAACACCTCTTAACGGAATCATAGGCTTTCTTAACCTGCTGCTAAAAACAGACCTTACGAAAGAACAAGAATCCTATGTGAAAAACGCGGAACTCTCTGCCCATCAACTTGTAGAATTGATAGAAGACCTTCTTGACACAACAAAAATTCAAACCGGCCAGATAGAACTTAAAGAGGAAGAATTTGATCTAAACCGCGTTATTCAAGACGTTATCGTTTCTACATCAACAAAGAAAAACGCAAATCTTGAGATAAGATGCAAAGTTCCACAGTTTGATACTTTATTTATAGGTGACAAAAAACGGATAAAACAGATCTTTTACAACCTGGTATCAAATGCATGTAAATACACACAAAGAGGGTTTGTCGAAATAGGTGTTAAAGAAATGAAAGATCTTAAAGACAAAATCGAAATCACTTTCTACGTGAAAGATACCGGTATAGGAATACCTGAAGACAGAAAGAAAGATCTTTTCAAACCTTTCGGTAGAGTTTGCACAAAAGAAACTCAAGGAGTAAAAGGCACCGGTCTGGGACTGTATATTTCCAAAACATTAGCAAAACTTATGGGAGGAGATATCTGGTTTGAATCAAAATACGGAAAAGGTAGCACTTTTTATGTTTCTCTTAAACTGAAAAAAGGTAGAGCAAAAACAGAAGAAGAGAAGAAAACAGCACTATCCATCGATGAACTTCAAAAACACTATGACTTTTCAAACTTTAAAGTATTGGCCGCAGAAGACGAACCAATTAACAGAAAGCTGTTCCAGAAAATTCTTGAAAAGAACTTTAATATTAAAGATATAGATATGGTAGAAAACGGCGCTGAAGCTTACGAAAAGGCTGTTAAAAACAATTACGATGCTATATTCCTCGATCTTCAAATGCCTGTAATGGATGGTTTTGAAGCACTTGAAAAAATGAGAAAAGCCGGAGTCAAAACTCCGATATACATGCTTACGGCAGATGCTTACAAAGATACAGAAATAAAAGCCAAAAAACATGGGGCAAACGGTTACATAACAAAACCGATAAACGTTGATAAACTTTACGAAATCTTTATAGAAATTAAAGAGAAGAAAGAAAAAGAAAATTAATGTAAAATTCTTCCTACACAACGGGAGGTAACGTGAAGCACGTTTTGATTATTATCGGTTTTCTTCTCCTGTCATCCTTTAGCACCTGCGGTAGAAGAGGAACCCCCCTACCTCCCAGGGACTTTCACCCACTGCCACCTGACAAAGTTAACTTTCAGCAAGTTGTATCAGCTCCGCTAATTTACTGGAATCCCCCTGCAAAATTTGTTGACGGTGAAGCAATTCCTCTGAAAGAAATAAAAAAACTTAGCTATATAATTGACATCGACTTCGGGAAAAAGGTTTTCCAGACATCAAAAACATTTTTTAAATATAAACCTCTCCCTGTAGGAACAAAAGTGTGTTTCAGAGTAGCAGCAATTTATAAAACTTTCAAAGGAGATTTTTCTGAACCTACATGCAGAATTATAAAAACTTCTATTAAACAACCACCCGTGGTAAAAGAGATAAAGGCCGGAGACGACTCTGTCAAAATCAAATTCGGGAAACTAACCTACAAGACAATAGAAATATTCAAATCTAACGGCAAAAATTTCAATCCGATAAAACCTTACAAAACAATATCAAGCACTATTTTTATAGATAAAAACGTAATCAACGGAAAAATCTACTTCTACAAAGCACGATACGCCAATAATGAGCTAAAAGGACCTTTTACAAAAACTTTCTTAGTAAAACCGGTTGACAACATCCCGCCGGCACCGCCGGAAAATCTGATCTTGATAACAGATCACATCTGCTACCTTGTATGGGAACCTTCCACATCAAAAGATGTAAAGTATTACAAAATTTTTTATAATGGTAAGTGCATCGGACAAACGACCGGCCTAACATTCACCATTAAAAACTGCCTAAAAGGCACTTACAGAATCGGTGCTGTTGATAAGGCAGGTAACATTACATTATCAAAACCTGCAGTCAGGAGGTAAAAAATGTGTATATTTTGTAAAATCGTCAACAAAGAAATTCCTGCAAAAGTTGTATATGAA
Encoded proteins:
- the hypD gene encoding hydrogenase formation protein HypD, with translation MNIEKVLKVYDNPEKLIHLIHELAPKDRKVKIMNVCGSHEHTITFSGMRSLMPETIELVPGPGCPVCVCSESDIINAIKLSQRDDTILLTYGDMLRVPTKIGSIRSEGKNYKMISAPHEVLKIAKENPDKNIVFFSIGFETTTAPTAALIEMELPENVTILTSQKLTPEIMEILVKDSEVGVDAFVAPGHVSAIVGANAWKRFPENYGIPTVVAGFEPENLLLAFTVILAQIKDGKPKLENVYKGVVKDEGNKKALELMYKYFEKADVNWRGIGYIPKSGLELKKEYNNINARVKFNLPEIKEEKISGCICDKIVLGKAYPSQCKLFGKVCTPRTPKGPCMVSGEGACNIWYRAGNQ
- a CDS encoding HD domain-containing phosphohydrolase, with protein sequence MEKTIRILIVDDEPFNINLMKKLVEKAIDKVFSIFTFDIKATTSSKKALEIIKTNRPHLVITDIMMPEISGYDLIRETRKDYNMEELKIIVVTSLEDKESRVKALLLGANDYTVKPVDSVEFPIRIMNNIKLIENYILLKDKTLLLENAVAEAVKEIREREEEIIFRLAAVTEYKDQFTGNHIKRVAEYCKLIAEKYGCDKKFIEDIYLASPLHDIGKIAIPESILGKRGKLTPEEWEIMKKHTIYGVEILKGTKIPLLKFASKIALYHHEKWNGKGYPEGLKEKEIPLEARITAIADVFDALTSVRPYKRAYSFEEAMEIVKSERGKSFDPELLDVFVENEKKVREIYETLSKTEEREAV
- a CDS encoding ATP-binding protein; this encodes MKQLSLRTKLLLLVIVSLFAFLINFSYMLFYSYKEYRKSLNNLQYSQITLYLVDFINEAEKERGLSTIYVASHDKYFRNKMYEERNIFDAKLVRLEENLNNSSIPISKTIREKLEKDISNLEKVRKTIVEKRPDYNVIFLYYCNLIENLYDFFKYKEAPSKYSNFIYPLDRLKNIEGKLRAYIGVGLFTGFDKDLLKNIEKALYEKHIVLISHIPPNIEERLEKIQALPEGQKIYYTIEAVLHKEKPSISAKEWWDIETRYIEKLKDFEEKIVKQEIQTAIQTEKKAKTNFILALLFLICFLAILIYFFFTIINDIYKNINDLKKVLSHATVGKFDIKMDENIPGEMGEIARNINKLLEAFKRFAYNEKIFIASVSHELRTPLNGIIGFLNLLLKTDLTKEQESYVKNAELSAHQLVELIEDLLDTTKIQTGQIELKEEEFDLNRVIQDVIVSTSTKKNANLEIRCKVPQFDTLFIGDKKRIKQIFYNLVSNACKYTQRGFVEIGVKEMKDLKDKIEITFYVKDTGIGIPEDRKKDLFKPFGRVCTKETQGVKGTGLGLYISKTLAKLMGGDIWFESKYGKGSTFYVSLKLKKGRAKTEEEKKTALSIDELQKHYDFSNFKVLAAEDEPINRKLFQKILEKNFNIKDIDMVENGAEAYEKAVKNNYDAIFLDLQMPVMDGFEALEKMRKAGVKTPIYMLTADAYKDTEIKAKKHGANGYITKPINVDKLYEIFIEIKEKKEKEN